One genomic region from Nitrospirae bacterium YQR-1 encodes:
- a CDS encoding glycosyltransferase family 39 protein, producing the protein MQFLKTKYPAIILIIALAYGFYLRSYHLDYPSIGYHNMKENQHLSETLNFYKTGISIHRHVYFQAADKDIPYYEEYPQLPFIPAIGVILWKILGISFWVMRLQMIAFSMGTIVLAYVIVKRLTDDVNVSVLTAVYMAIMPLSVFFGRNIQPEAPCLFLVMLFYLFFLKWVEKPSFKYASLSALSLAVAGMAKMSFLIPAIAVLGVVPLKETFEKIKDNKMRKSLSGFMIFAILPFYIWLTNITNINETLTEGSIHKIRLLEPFTLNFWRANSNMLLSFFVDNYTLFNGLLMLAGLLLLPLVYKKARGFFTFYFISLICYLAVFNFYFKEHSYYQMPYVFLAAFLMAHCVNYVFSLIFRKLQKHYITAALSLIVPVLSLTAVNASLTRQYDKQFFGIDIAGEYIKTHTLEKDRFLLTVSAQKLGVCYFAERFCFGTPNTEEDVIAYEKNFNSRYLFVYANSMPDLMKLKSWPYIEKNYRIAQGGFIPYQGQMTLSYLILEKGGTFSYDDLKKAQPFFAKSYELKNMKVPFYTISVVN; encoded by the coding sequence GTGCAATTTCTTAAGACAAAATATCCGGCGATAATACTGATAATAGCCCTTGCTTACGGCTTTTACCTGCGCTCTTACCACCTTGACTACCCAAGCATCGGCTATCACAACATGAAGGAAAACCAGCATCTGAGCGAAACTCTTAATTTCTATAAAACCGGTATCTCCATTCACAGGCATGTTTACTTTCAGGCCGCCGACAAAGACATTCCTTACTATGAGGAGTACCCGCAGTTACCCTTTATTCCGGCTATCGGAGTCATTCTGTGGAAAATCCTCGGTATATCCTTCTGGGTGATGCGCCTTCAGATGATAGCCTTTTCTATGGGTACGATTGTCCTTGCTTACGTTATTGTTAAAAGACTCACAGATGATGTCAACGTATCTGTGCTTACCGCCGTATATATGGCTATTATGCCGTTGAGCGTTTTTTTTGGAAGAAACATCCAGCCGGAGGCGCCTTGCCTGTTTCTTGTTATGCTGTTTTATCTGTTCTTTCTAAAATGGGTGGAAAAACCGTCTTTTAAGTACGCATCTCTGTCCGCCCTGTCACTGGCTGTAGCAGGCATGGCTAAAATGTCGTTTCTTATTCCTGCAATTGCCGTACTGGGTGTCGTACCATTAAAGGAAACATTTGAAAAAATAAAAGATAATAAAATGCGAAAATCCCTTTCGGGTTTTATGATTTTTGCAATACTGCCGTTTTATATTTGGCTTACCAACATTACAAACATAAATGAAACTCTGACGGAGGGTTCGATTCATAAAATAAGGCTGCTGGAGCCGTTTACCCTTAACTTCTGGAGAGCAAACTCAAACATGCTGCTGAGTTTTTTTGTTGACAACTATACATTATTTAATGGACTTCTTATGTTGGCAGGCCTTCTGCTGCTACCTCTGGTCTATAAAAAAGCCCGAGGTTTTTTCACCTTCTATTTTATATCGCTCATTTGTTACCTGGCTGTTTTTAATTTCTATTTTAAAGAGCACAGTTACTACCAGATGCCTTATGTTTTCCTTGCCGCTTTCCTTATGGCACACTGCGTTAACTATGTCTTTTCACTAATTTTCAGGAAACTGCAAAAACACTACATAACAGCCGCTCTGTCGTTGATAGTGCCGGTTTTAAGCCTGACAGCGGTAAATGCCTCTCTTACCAGGCAATATGACAAGCAGTTTTTCGGCATAGACATAGCCGGAGAGTATATAAAAACCCATACATTAGAAAAGGATAGATTTCTGCTTACAGTATCAGCCCAGAAGCTGGGAGTCTGCTACTTTGCTGAAAGGTTTTGCTTTGGTACTCCAAACACTGAGGAGGACGTCATTGCCTATGAAAAAAATTTTAATTCGAGATACCTCTTTGTTTATGCTAATTCCATGCCTGATTTGATGAAACTAAAATCATGGCCTTACATTGAGAAAAATTACAGAATAGCCCAGGGTGGTTTTATTCCGTATCAGGGGCAGATGACGCTCAGCTATCTCATTCTTGAAAAGGGTGGTACTTTTTCATATGATGATTTAAAGAAAGCTCAGCCTTTTTTTGCAAAATCATATGAACTGAAAAATATGAAGGTACCCTTTTACACCATCTCTGTGGTCAATTAG
- the xseA gene encoding exodeoxyribonuclease VII large subunit: MIQKKPALSLYEFNLIVKEVLESTFAESYLITAEIASLNVDARGHCYIELVEKDDSGIRANASARIWASSYKMISSEFENVTGVKLSKGLKILLEAALTFHERYGLSLIIKCIDPSYTLGEMARKKREILLRLETEGILNRNKALPLPVVIQNIAVFSSKGAAGFEDFLRHLKSNPYGYLFYVTLYETVMQGERVEESFAESVRKCQGAVDKPDVVVIVRGGGGAVDLDAFNNYLIGRAVALLNIPVICGIGHERDRSVIDEVSHTSVKTPTAAAAFIVERAREFEDTLDRRLKELVTSVRDRERKLDGGLITLSGALKHGVAAAILRSRYAIKTYSTSVLVTLKIIQRQKNYIKTLSEKFNSIAAGDLRNLKAGLDYIRSRLELSLKRLVNKEKERLKTLSGAAGNLNPENVLKRGYSITMDEGGKLIRTPEQVKEGMTLQTILATGQIESIVSGVSAASPLLINTTEV, translated from the coding sequence ATGATTCAAAAAAAACCTGCACTAAGTCTGTACGAGTTTAATCTTATCGTGAAGGAAGTGCTTGAGAGCACGTTTGCTGAGAGTTACCTGATAACTGCGGAGATTGCCTCGTTAAATGTTGATGCACGCGGTCACTGCTACATTGAACTTGTGGAAAAGGACGACAGCGGGATACGGGCAAACGCCTCTGCGAGGATTTGGGCGTCCTCCTATAAAATGATTTCCTCGGAATTTGAAAATGTGACGGGGGTGAAGCTCTCAAAGGGGTTAAAGATACTTCTTGAGGCGGCACTGACGTTTCATGAGCGTTATGGTTTAAGCCTGATAATAAAGTGTATAGACCCGTCCTATACACTGGGTGAGATGGCAAGGAAAAAGCGGGAGATACTGCTGAGGCTTGAGACTGAGGGGATATTAAACCGCAACAAGGCGTTGCCGCTGCCTGTGGTGATTCAAAATATTGCGGTGTTTTCATCTAAAGGGGCGGCGGGGTTTGAGGATTTTCTCAGACATCTTAAATCTAACCCCTACGGGTATCTGTTCTATGTAACCCTGTATGAGACGGTTATGCAGGGGGAGCGTGTGGAGGAATCTTTTGCTGAGTCTGTCAGAAAGTGTCAGGGCGCTGTGGATAAACCCGATGTGGTAGTGATAGTCAGAGGGGGCGGTGGAGCGGTTGACCTAGATGCGTTTAATAATTATCTAATAGGCAGGGCAGTGGCTCTTTTAAACATCCCTGTCATATGCGGAATAGGACATGAAAGGGACCGCTCGGTAATTGATGAGGTTAGCCACACATCGGTAAAGACCCCCACGGCTGCCGCAGCGTTTATAGTAGAGCGTGCGAGGGAGTTTGAGGACACGCTTGACAGGCGGTTGAAAGAGCTTGTCACCTCTGTCAGAGATAGGGAGCGCAAACTGGACGGCGGTCTTATTACACTTTCCGGGGCATTAAAACACGGCGTTGCTGCGGCAATTTTAAGGAGCAGATATGCGATTAAAACCTACAGTACCTCTGTATTAGTTACCCTTAAAATTATACAAAGACAAAAAAATTATATTAAAACCCTGAGTGAGAAATTTAACAGTATTGCTGCAGGCGACTTACGTAACCTTAAAGCCGGGCTTGATTACATACGGAGTCGTCTTGAGTTATCACTTAAGCGGCTGGTAAATAAAGAGAAGGAGAGGTTAAAGACTCTTAGCGGGGCGGCGGGTAACTTAAACCCGGAAAATGTGTTGAAACGGGGTTACAGCATAACAATGGATGAGGGTGGGAAACTCATAAGAACACCTGAGCAGGTAAAAGAGGGAATGACACTTCAAACGATTTTAGCAACAGGACAAATAGAGAGCATAGTCAGCGGCGTTTCAGCCGCCTCGCCGTTATTAATCAATACAACTGAGGTATAG
- the xseB gene encoding exodeoxyribonuclease VII small subunit, which translates to MKKEKKYSEAIQEIEAIISEIEDETIDVDLLTEKVRTAIVLIKLCKSRLRKTEEELEDVLKEFERPDEPDESGSPKKDLKKKDQAEEKNSLFS; encoded by the coding sequence GTGAAGAAAGAAAAAAAATACTCTGAAGCGATACAGGAAATCGAGGCGATAATATCCGAGATAGAGGATGAAACCATAGACGTGGATTTACTGACGGAGAAAGTACGTACAGCTATTGTCCTTATAAAGTTATGTAAATCCCGCCTGAGAAAAACTGAGGAGGAGCTGGAAGATGTCCTGAAAGAGTTTGAAAGACCCGATGAACCCGATGAGTCGGGCAGCCCTAAAAAAGACCTTAAAAAGAAAGATCAGGCGGAAGAAAAGAACTCGCTGTTTTCATAA
- a CDS encoding tetratricopeptide repeat protein produces MQWRSVTLNISNEQRKVLKELGLQFAGEIENSGTADKKILEPLKEELSYIINANSEVKAIVKDALATGNHYTLRLIDSDSEILNLPWSMAEESETDTPLGSIESLHILKTPAAVIDKKLSDFTPYIEAPLKILIMISSPLDLDYKSRLSYEQEEYEILKAFEPLLKTGHVEIDYTDDGSLEALKSKIKTNKYHILHFSGHGAFYKGRGYLALEDHYNLKKKFVDEDKFAIAINSNPDYKIPLVVLSSCQTAQGGSERILRGITGKLLNVDIPAVVSMGMSVFEEHATFFTAELYKELADRQHIMQAFTSATKRLKMFEQQVADKGGDVSQQWMIPNLYVSQKIEKLVDWDGAPKPLILTSYRYVTERKHMSVEHGADFLFVGRREEKAKVFEPFFDRIPILLKGQGGVGKSTMAEYMVQRAVSKNPAKTFPVIITDKVRSIDNVLEVIESTMLKTGSKEMLTVTISAKSIPEAITRLDTILRMFAADYEPVLVFDNLETFQPSPTAGFSDEYKDIYEVIEHLCREKIVQLVLTGRYSIPGLENLIEINLNNIGFNDYWKKCQYLELFEIHNELNKKFYLDTIFNKQEAGFVDMVRFLHNNLGGNFRALELFNKIYIEKKEEIKESLKTIAAMKNTLGAAVTDVKSDMALNLIFKELLKLVSDGQKRVLYLLCNFRIPVPVNTLKTQPDGQALTDKDLGAALEHLGNLTLIEISTVRLDDSNTIQYYFVTPIINDLLKEHGGQSTVAVEFSWKAAGDYHYDIVKNHGGGLTEYEEAFYHYHKAGINEAGVKDKINEIGARLVNYYYKNSLYATALYYCKAVYELLGLESDLHVLNNMGLILQLKGDIDGALKIFLEIKEILNCKVDKNQDDKEWEGATLNNISQIYDARGDYESALKYMLESLKIMKEIGDKKGEGTTLNNISQIYSARGDYESALTYLLESLKIRKEIGDKAGEGVTLNNISQIYSARGDYESALKYLLESLKISKEIGDKQGEGVTLNNISQIYRAHGDYESALKYLLESLKIRKEIGDKQGEGVTLNNISQIYDARGDYESALTYLLESLKISKEIGDKSGEAITLFNLAMLYDATGKKAESAQCLKEVIEINKTLKSYEIIQALKSAGING; encoded by the coding sequence ATGCAATGGAGAAGTGTTACACTTAATATTTCCAACGAGCAAAGGAAAGTTTTAAAAGAACTCGGCTTGCAGTTTGCCGGAGAGATAGAAAACAGTGGGACAGCTGATAAAAAAATCCTTGAGCCGCTAAAAGAAGAGCTTTCATACATCATCAACGCCAACTCCGAGGTCAAGGCCATTGTCAAAGATGCACTTGCAACCGGCAATCATTACACTCTGCGGCTCATTGACTCCGACAGCGAAATCCTGAACCTCCCGTGGTCAATGGCTGAGGAATCAGAGACAGACACTCCGCTTGGCAGTATAGAAAGCCTCCATATATTAAAAACGCCGGCTGCTGTAATTGATAAAAAGTTATCAGATTTTACACCGTATATAGAAGCCCCGTTAAAAATCCTGATTATGATTTCCTCCCCGCTTGATTTGGATTACAAATCACGGCTTTCATATGAACAAGAAGAGTATGAGATACTGAAAGCCTTTGAACCGCTTCTTAAAACCGGCCATGTTGAAATAGACTACACGGATGACGGCTCACTTGAGGCGCTGAAATCAAAAATCAAAACCAACAAATACCACATTCTGCACTTTTCAGGCCACGGGGCATTTTATAAAGGGCGGGGTTACTTGGCTTTGGAAGACCATTATAATCTAAAGAAAAAATTTGTAGATGAAGATAAATTTGCAATAGCGATTAATTCAAATCCCGACTATAAAATCCCACTTGTTGTGCTGTCATCGTGTCAAACCGCTCAGGGCGGCTCCGAGCGGATTCTAAGAGGCATAACCGGCAAGCTCCTAAACGTTGATATTCCGGCTGTTGTCTCAATGGGTATGTCGGTTTTTGAGGAACACGCAACATTTTTTACGGCGGAACTTTACAAGGAGCTTGCTGATAGGCAGCACATTATGCAGGCATTTACCTCTGCAACAAAACGGCTGAAAATGTTTGAGCAACAGGTGGCAGACAAGGGCGGTGATGTATCACAACAGTGGATGATTCCCAATTTATACGTCTCGCAAAAAATAGAGAAACTTGTGGATTGGGACGGCGCACCGAAACCCCTGATATTAACAAGTTACCGGTATGTGACAGAGAGAAAGCATATGTCTGTAGAGCACGGTGCGGATTTCCTGTTTGTAGGGCGCAGGGAAGAGAAGGCAAAGGTGTTTGAGCCGTTTTTTGATAGAATTCCCATACTGCTGAAAGGCCAGGGCGGGGTTGGTAAAAGCACAATGGCTGAATATATGGTTCAACGGGCGGTTAGTAAAAATCCGGCTAAAACGTTTCCGGTTATTATCACTGATAAGGTGCGCTCGATTGACAATGTTTTGGAAGTAATTGAAAGCACCATGTTAAAAACCGGCTCTAAAGAAATGCTTACCGTGACAATTTCGGCAAAATCTATCCCTGAGGCGATAACTCGGCTTGATACGATATTGAGAATGTTTGCAGCAGATTACGAACCGGTGTTGGTATTTGACAATCTGGAGACTTTTCAGCCCTCGCCCACGGCCGGGTTTAGCGATGAGTATAAAGACATTTACGAGGTGATAGAGCATCTTTGCAGAGAAAAAATCGTGCAGTTGGTTTTAACCGGCAGGTACAGCATCCCGGGGCTTGAGAATCTGATAGAAATTAACTTAAACAACATCGGTTTTAACGATTACTGGAAAAAGTGCCAATATCTCGAACTGTTTGAAATTCATAATGAGCTAAACAAGAAATTCTATTTAGACACAATTTTTAACAAGCAGGAAGCCGGGTTTGTTGACATGGTGAGATTTTTACATAACAACCTTGGTGGGAATTTCAGGGCGCTGGAGTTATTTAATAAAATTTATATTGAAAAGAAAGAGGAAATTAAGGAATCGCTCAAAACGATTGCCGCAATGAAAAATACTCTGGGTGCCGCCGTCACGGATGTTAAATCAGATATGGCGCTGAACCTTATTTTTAAAGAGTTATTAAAGCTGGTTAGTGACGGGCAAAAGCGTGTTCTGTATCTGCTCTGTAATTTCAGAATTCCGGTTCCGGTTAATACACTTAAAACACAACCGGATGGACAGGCGCTGACAGACAAAGACTTAGGGGCAGCCCTTGAGCATTTAGGCAATCTGACCCTCATTGAGATTTCAACGGTTAGACTGGACGACAGCAATACTATTCAATACTATTTCGTAACGCCGATAATTAATGATTTATTGAAAGAGCATGGCGGGCAAAGTACTGTAGCAGTTGAATTTTCATGGAAAGCAGCCGGTGATTATCATTATGATATTGTAAAAAATCATGGCGGTGGTCTGACTGAATATGAGGAGGCGTTCTATCACTACCACAAAGCCGGAATTAATGAAGCCGGAGTGAAGGATAAAATTAATGAAATCGGAGCAAGACTGGTCAACTACTATTATAAAAACTCGTTGTATGCAACCGCCCTTTATTACTGCAAAGCTGTTTACGAGCTGCTCGGGTTGGAGTCGGATTTACATGTTTTAAATAATATGGGGCTAATACTGCAATTAAAAGGTGATATAGACGGTGCCCTGAAGATTTTTTTAGAGATTAAAGAAATATTAAATTGTAAGGTTGATAAGAATCAGGACGATAAGGAGTGGGAAGGGGCTACTTTAAATAATATCAGCCAGATATATGATGCCCGCGGCGATTATGAGAGTGCCCTTAAGTATATGCTTGAGAGTTTAAAAATCATGAAGGAGATTGGCGATAAAAAGGGGGAAGGGACTACTTTAAATAATATCAGCCAGATATATAGTGCCCGAGGCGATTATGAGAGCGCTCTGACGTATCTGCTTGAGAGTTTAAAAATCAGGAAGGAGATTGGCGATAAAGCGGGGGAAGGGGTTACTTTAAATAATATCAGCCAGATATATAGTGCCCGCGGCGATTATGAGAGCGCCCTGAAGTATCTGCTTGAGAGTTTAAAAATCAGTAAGGAGATTGGCGATAAACAGGGGGAAGGGGTTACTTTAAATAATATCAGCCAGATATATCGTGCCCACGGCGATTATGAGAGCGCCCTGAAGTATCTGCTTGAGAGTTTAAAAATTAGGAAGGAGATTGGCGATAAACAGGGGGAAGGGGTTACTTTAAATAATATCAGCCAGATATATGATGCCCGCGGTGATTATGAGAGCGCTCTGACGTATCTGCTTGAGAGTTTAAAAATCAGTAAGGAAATTGGCGATAAAAGCGGCGAGGCAATTACCCTTTTTAACCTTGCGATGTTATACGATGCAACCGGCAAAAAAGCAGAATCGGCACAGTGCCTGAAGGAAGTAATAGAAATCAATAAGACGTTAAAGAGTTATGAAATTATACAGGCGTTAAAGAGCGCAGGGATAAATGGGTAA
- the terL gene encoding phage terminase large subunit codes for MANLKKIFKDIEALREQISSHTKPFEDTAGTDGKTAQTLRIKRASEDLEFFARTYFPHYIKSPSSKLHKYLSERYMELVRSATEAAAESSKPGVKGAATSGGTKEVDAAPRGNAKSTWTTLILPLWTTAFNARNFVLIVSDTTSQSEDFISFIKAELETNERLNQDFPHITGEGKIWRADTLITHNGVKIRGVGAGQKLRGMRHGSRRPDLVICDDLENDEAVMSVEQRRKLEDWFFKALMKIGQKDTIYIVVATVLHYDSLLSKLLKKPGWRGKKFKAIIRYSKSKRWEEWENIFSSGSPPLTGTESKETAEIMADAYFNTYKDEMLAGTEVLWPEVEDYYYLMKMRISDGPAYFDSEKQNEPINPEDCLFSEHWIQYYDDETLPKNAPLYGVVDPSMGKKSKRHDPSAIICGRFINGILYITVADIERRHPDKIIEDILACHKKERFQLFGVESVAFQEFFKDTLIKEAHRQNLTLNVVEIRSGADKLLRIQTLQPWIKNGWIRFKKTQRTLIEQLVRYPLYDHDDGPDALEMLKSIVEQNSATAGYETIASRDTVFRGKGAY; via the coding sequence ATGGCTAATTTAAAAAAAATATTTAAAGACATCGAGGCTCTCAGAGAACAAATCAGCTCACATACAAAACCATTTGAGGACACTGCCGGCACAGATGGTAAAACCGCCCAGACCCTTAGAATAAAAAGAGCCTCTGAAGACCTCGAATTCTTTGCCCGCACATATTTCCCACACTACATAAAATCACCATCATCCAAACTCCACAAATACCTCTCCGAGCGATACATGGAACTGGTGCGCTCTGCTACTGAGGCCGCGGCAGAGTCATCAAAGCCCGGCGTAAAGGGGGCGGCGACCTCAGGCGGCACTAAAGAAGTTGACGCCGCCCCGCGTGGTAACGCCAAATCAACCTGGACCACCCTGATTCTCCCTTTATGGACCACTGCCTTTAACGCCCGTAACTTTGTACTCATTGTCTCAGATACGACAAGCCAGTCGGAAGACTTCATTTCCTTTATAAAGGCCGAACTGGAAACCAACGAACGTCTTAATCAGGATTTCCCACACATCACCGGAGAGGGTAAAATATGGAGGGCTGATACTCTTATAACACACAATGGAGTGAAAATCCGCGGGGTCGGAGCCGGACAGAAGCTTCGCGGCATGAGACACGGCAGCCGCCGCCCTGACCTGGTTATTTGCGATGACCTGGAAAACGACGAGGCGGTCATGTCGGTTGAACAAAGAAGGAAACTCGAGGATTGGTTTTTTAAGGCCCTTATGAAAATCGGACAGAAAGACACCATCTATATTGTTGTGGCAACGGTGCTGCACTACGATTCACTTCTGTCAAAACTGTTAAAAAAACCCGGCTGGAGAGGAAAAAAATTCAAAGCCATCATACGGTACTCGAAATCAAAGAGGTGGGAGGAGTGGGAAAACATTTTTTCATCCGGCTCACCACCACTTACCGGCACAGAGAGCAAAGAAACAGCCGAGATAATGGCGGATGCCTACTTCAACACATATAAGGACGAAATGCTTGCCGGCACTGAGGTGCTGTGGCCGGAAGTTGAGGACTACTACTATCTCATGAAAATGCGTATCTCCGACGGCCCTGCTTATTTCGACTCGGAAAAACAAAACGAGCCAATTAACCCCGAGGACTGCCTCTTTAGCGAACACTGGATTCAATACTACGACGATGAGACGCTGCCTAAAAATGCACCTCTGTATGGGGTAGTTGACCCTTCAATGGGGAAAAAATCTAAACGCCATGACCCCTCGGCTATTATTTGCGGACGCTTTATAAACGGCATTTTGTATATAACTGTAGCAGACATTGAGCGCCGCCACCCGGATAAAATTATCGAAGATATTTTAGCCTGTCACAAAAAAGAACGCTTTCAGCTCTTTGGTGTGGAGTCTGTTGCATTTCAGGAGTTTTTTAAAGATACGCTCATTAAAGAAGCTCACAGACAAAACCTGACACTTAATGTTGTAGAGATAAGATCAGGCGCCGATAAACTCTTACGGATTCAAACCCTTCAGCCGTGGATAAAAAACGGCTGGATTCGGTTTAAAAAAACCCAGAGAACCCTAATAGAACAGCTTGTCAGGTATCCGCTCTATGATCATGATGACGGCCCGGACGCACTTGAAATGCTAAAGAGCATAGTTGAACAAAACTCTGCAACGGCAGGTTATGAAACCATCGCCTCCAGAGATACCGTATTTAGAGGAAAAGGAGCTTATTAA